The Medicago truncatula cultivar Jemalong A17 chromosome 4, MtrunA17r5.0-ANR, whole genome shotgun sequence genome includes a region encoding these proteins:
- the LOC120580108 gene encoding geranylgeranyl diphosphate reductase, chloroplastic, with amino-acid sequence MSSIALKSFLGLRISSPETPQFSYRPKPITHRRKFTVVAAATSPKIDGRNLRVAVIGGGPAGGAAAETLAKGGIETFLIERKMDNCKPCGGAIPLCMVGEFDLPLDIIDRRVTKMKMISPSNVAVDIGRTLKSHEYIGMVRREVLDDYLRNRAKENGANIINGLFLKMDIPKEKNAPYVLHYSSYDGKTGGVGEKTTLEVDVVIGADGANSRVAKSIDAGDYEYAIAFQERIKIPDDKMAYYEDLAEMYVGDDVSPDFYGWVFPKCDHVAVGTGTVTHKGDIKKFQLATRKRAEDKILGGKIIRVEAHPIPEHPRPRRLSGRVALVGDAAGYVTKCSGEGIYFAAKSGRMCAEAIVQGSANGKRMVEEGDLRKYLEKWDKTYWPTYKVLDILQKVFYRSNPAREAFVEMCADEYVQKMTFDSYLYKTVVPGSPLEDIKLAINTIGSLVRANALRREMDKLNV; translated from the exons ATGAGCTCCATCGCCCTCAAATCCTTCCTCGGCCTCCGCATTTCCTCACCAGAAACCCCCCAATTCTCCTACCGCCCCAAACCCATCACCCACCGCCGCAAGTTCACCGTCGTCGCTGCAGCAACCAGCCCAAAAATCGATGGCCGAAACCTCCGTGTTGCCGTCATCGGCGGTGGTCCAGCTGGAGGTGCAGCAGCAGAAACACTTGCAAAAGGTGGCATAGAAACCTTCCTCATTGAACGTAAAATGGACAACTGCAAACCATGTGGAGGAGCCATTCCTCTATGCATGGTTGGTGAGTTCGACCTTCCACTAGACATCATAGACCGCCGTGTTACCAAGATGAAGATGATTTCTCCGTCGAATGTCGCCGTCGACATTGGTAGGACACTTAAGTCTCATGAGTATATTGGTATGGTGAGGCGTGAGGTGCTTGATGATTATCTTAGAAATAGGGCTAAGGAAAATGGAGCGAATATTATTAATgggttgtttttgaaaatggatATTCCTAAAGAAAAGAATGCTCCTTATGTTCTTCATTATTCTTCTTATGATGGGAAAACTGGTGGGGTTGGTGAAAAAACTACTTTGGaagttgatgttgttattgGTGCTGATGGAGCTAATTCTAGAGTTGCTAAGTCTATTGATGCTGGTGATTATGAATATGCTATTGCATTTCAG GAGAGGATAAAAATCCCGGATGATAAAATGGCTTACTATGAGGATCTTGCGGAGATGTACGTGGGCGACGACGTTTCTCCTGATTTCTATGGTTGGGTATTCCCGAAATGTGACCATGTTGCTGTCGGCACCGGAACTGTGACACACAAGGGAGACATCAAGAAGTTCCAACTAGCAACAAGGAAAAGAGCCGAGGACAAGATCTTAGGGGGCAAGATTATCCGCGTGGAGGCTCACCCTATACCGGAACATCCAAGGCCACGAAGATTGTCAGGGAGGGTCGCGCTTGTGGGTGATGCTGCTGGCTACGTGACCAAATGTTCCGGAGAAGGAATCTATTTTGCAGCCAAGAGTGGGAGGATGTGTGCAGAGGCAATTGTGCAGGGTTCGGCGAATGGAAAGAGGATGGTTGAAGAAGGGGATTTGAGGAAATATTTGGAGAAATGGGACAAGACTTACTGGCCTACTTACAAGGTTTTGGATATTCTTCAGAAGGTGTTCTATAGGTCCAATCCTGCTAGGGAAGCTTTTGTTGAAATGTGTGCTGATGAATATGTGCAGAAGATGACATTTGATAGTTATCTGTACAAGACTGTTGTGCCTGGGAGTCCATTGGAAGATATCAAGTTGGCTATCAACACCATTGGAAGCTTGGTTAGGGCTAATGCTCTAAGGAGGGAGATGGACAAACTTAATGTATGA
- the LOC25493819 gene encoding GDSL esterase/lipase At1g74460 has protein sequence MKFSKVIVIIVAIILGIGIEECHCKVVQFIFGDSLSDVGNNMHLSRSLAQASLPWYGIDMGNGLPNGRFSNGRTVADIIGDSLGLPRPPPVLDTSLTEKDILINGLNYASGGGGILNETGTYFIQKLSLDKQIELFQGTQKLIRSKIGKRAADKFFREAQYVVALGSNDFINNYLMPLYTDSWTYNDETFMDYLIGTLRRQLKLLHSLGARQLQLFGLGPMGCIPLQRVLTTTGNCRESVNKLALSFNKASSELIDDLVKQLPNSNYRFGDAYDVVSDLISNPLKYGFQNSDSPCCSFGRIRPALTCVPASTLCSDRSKYVFWDEYHPSDSANELIANELIKKFGFLRDGQNAAPSPAPAAIAPSPED, from the exons atgaaGTTTAGTAAGGTGATAGTTATTATAGTAGCCATCATTTTGGGTATTGGGATTGAAGAATGCCATTGTAAGGTTGTTCAATTCATATTTGGAGACTCTCTTTCGGATGTTGGAAACAACATGCATCTCTCTAGAAGCCTAGCTCAGGCAAGTTTGCCTTGGTATGGTATAGACATGGGTAATGGGTTACCTAATGGTAGGTTCTCTAATGGACGCACAGTTGCTGACATAATAG GTGACAGTTTAGGCCTACCTAGGCCCCCTCCAGTCCTTGACACATCTTTAACCGAGAAAGATATACTAATAAATGGATTGAACTATGCTTCTGGTGGTGGCGGTATCTTGAATGAAACTGGCACCTATTTT ATCCAAAAATTATCACTAGACAAACAAATTGAGTTGTTTCAAGGGACACAAAAACTGATTAGAAGCAAAATTGGAAAAAGGGCTGCAGACAAGTTTTTTAGAGAAGCTCAATATGTTGTTGCTTTAGGTAGCAATGACTTTATCAACAACTATTTGATGCCTCTTTACACTGATTCATGGACATACAATGATGAAACCTTCATGGATTACTTGATAGGAACACTAAGAAGACAACTAAAG cTACTACATAGTTTAGGAGCAAGGCAATTGCAGCTTTTTGGGCTGGGTCCAATGGGATGCATTCCACTTCAAAGGGTACTTACTACAACAGGAAATTGTCGAGAAAGTGTAAACAAACTGGCTCTTAGCTTTAATAAAGCTTCAAGTGAACTAATAGATGACTTGGTGAAGCAACTTCCTAACTCAAATTATAGATTTGGAGATGCATATGATGTTGTCTCTGATTTGATTAGCAATCCACTTAAGTACG GATTCCAAAACTCAGATTCACCCTGTTGTTCCTTTGGGAGAATTAGACCAGCACTTACATGTGTACCTGCATCAACGCTATGCTCAGACAGAAGCAAATATGTGTTTTGGGACGAGTATCATCCCTCAGACAGTGCTAATGAGCTCATTGCAAATGAACTTATTAAGAAATTTGGATTTTTACGTGACGGTCAAAATGCTGCTCCTTCACCAGCACCTGCTGCTATTGCTCCATCTCCAGAAGATTAA
- the LOC25493820 gene encoding uncharacterized protein codes for MAGSFFSLFVILLLGLSHLLCLTAVPFTRTENLMQDVQVHLITLENTPKVITEKNMHLEEPKPRINERMDLELNDYAPSGANGRHTPRAP; via the exons ATGGCAGGATCTTTCTTTAGTTTATTCGTGATTCTTCTTCTTGGTCTTTCTCATCTTTTATGCTTGACAGCAGTCCCATTTACAA GAACTGAAAACCTTATGCAAGATGTCCAAGTTCACCTAATTACTCTGGAAAATACCCCTAAG GTTATTACTGAGAAAAACATGCATTTGGAAGAGCCAAAGCCAAGAATTAATGAGAGGATGGATTTAGAACTCAATGATTATGCACCATCTGGGGCAAATGGTCGTCACACTCCAAGAGCACCGTAA
- the LOC25493821 gene encoding uncharacterized protein codes for MRGGSSLAGGSNKPERRRRNSTSPLKDRTKTTSTNLSSSSKRSSSPSATTLLDDDPTTVLFDEYTNPNPRSFPHSVKQKCWEKADKVKGRDPDRWRRDPLGNLIFRKLVGCPGCLCHDYDHIVPYSKGGQSTLENCQVLQATVNRSKGNRTDISKSDLIQKSSYCRVSDRDMDLLELSAFGNVRRGQDTGGCRIQ; via the exons ATGAGAGGTGGTTCTTCTCTTGCTGGTGGAAGTAACAAACCAGAACGACGAAGAAGAAACTCAACATCGCCATTGAAGGATCGAACCAAAACAACTTCAACAAACTTGTCATCTTCATCCAAACGAAGCTCTTCACCCTCTGCTACTACTCTCCTCGATGATGACCCAACCACTGTTCTCTTTGATGAATACACTAACCCTAACCCTCGAAGCTTCCCTCACAGTGTTAAGCAGAAATGTTGGGAAAAAGCTGATAAGGTTAAGGGACGGGACCCAGATCGATGGCGTAGGGACCCACTTGGGAACCTTATCTTTCGGAAGCTTGTAGGTTGTCCTGGTTGTTTGTGTCATGACTATGATCACATTGTTCCTTACTCTAAG GGGGGCCAAAGCACATTGGAAAACTGTCAAGTATTACAG GCAACAGTTAATCGATCAAAGGGTAATCGAACAGATATCTCCAAATCTGATCTTATTCAGAAGAGTTCTTATTGCAGGGTTTCAG ATCGTGATATGGATCTTCTGGAATTGTCTGCTTTTGGCAATGTTCGACGTGGACAAGATACTGGAGGATGTAGAAttcaataa
- the LOC25493822 gene encoding agamous-like MADS-box protein AGL65 isoform X1 → MGRVKLKIKKLESTSNRHVTYSKRKSGILKKAKELSILCDIDILLLMFSPTGKPTLLQGERSNMEEIIAKFAQLSPQERAKRKMESLEALKKTFKKLDHDVKIQDFLGSNSQTVEDLSHQVRVLQARLAEIQQRLSYWSNLEKINNLEHLRQMEDSLRESINRLSIQKENLEKHQLMSLECVNQLPEGMSLPLMMSGLQESQPLSWLLSGDNHQLMLPSEPKFMPFSDNGNRDVECSTDISLPSYSGYTGNCKLEVGSSPHVTTLGQGGGTLNELNGNPSPYLNVQQCQQFAYPPPQDLEEVKHHQAINSKSNNVDYQVNNNYDLPKSLFENGHQFWNSTNGSCGIAMYNENGYHR, encoded by the exons ATGGGGAGAGTAAAATTGAAGATAAAGAAATTGGAGAGCACAAGCAACCGACATGTGACTTATTCAAAGCGGAAAAGTGGAATCTTGAAGAAAGCAAAGGAGTTATCAATTCTATGTGATATAGATATTCTCCTTCTCATGTTTTCTCCAACAGGAAAGCCTACGCTATTACAAGGAGAACGAAG cAATATGGAGGAGATCATTGCAAAATTTGCCCAACTTAGCCCACAAGAAAGGGCCAAAAG GAAAATGGAAAGTCTTGAA GCACTGAAAAAAACCTTCAAGAAATTGGATCATGATGTAAAAATACAAGATTTCCTGGGTTCAAA CAGTCAAACGGTGGAG GACCTAAGTCATCAAGTGAGAGTCTTACAAGCTCGACTCGCAGAAATACAACAGAGACTGAG TTATTGGAGTAACCTGGAGAAGATCAATAACTTGGAACATCTTAGACAAATGGAAGACTCACTCAGGGAATCAATCAATCGACTGTCTATACAAAAG GAAAATCTGGAAAAGCACCAACTAATGTCACTGGAATGTGTTAACCAG TTACCAGAAGGGATGTCTTTACCCTTAATGATGTCTGGTCTACAAGAATCTCAACCCTTGTCTTGGCTTCTAAGTGGTGACAATCACCAATTGATGTTACCTAGTGAACCAAAGTTTATGCCATTCAG TGACAATGGCAATAGAGATGTTGAGTGCTCAACCGACATATCACTCCCAAGCTATTCTGGTTATACTGGGAACTGCAAACTGGAGGTGGGAAGCTCTCCACATGTCACTACTTTGGGTCAAGGAGGTGGTACCTTGAATGAGTTAAATGGAAATCCAAGTCCTTACTTAAATGTGCAACAGTGTCAGCAGTTTGCATACCCTCCCCCACAAGATCTTGAGGAAGTGAAACATCACCAAGCAATCAATAGCAAATCAAATAACGTGGACTACCAAGTTAATAACAATTATGATCTGCCAAAATCACTATTTGAAAATGGACACCAGTTCTGGAATTCTACAAATGGCTCTTGTGGTATTGCTATGTATAACGAGAACGGTTACCATAGG TAA
- the LOC25493822 gene encoding agamous-like MADS-box protein AGL65 isoform X2, whose amino-acid sequence MGRVKLKIKKLESTSNRHVTYSKRKSGILKKAKELSILCDIDILLLMFSPTGKPTLLQGERSNMEEIIAKFAQLSPQERAKRKMESLEALKKTFKKLDHDVKIQDFLGSNQTVEDLSHQVRVLQARLAEIQQRLSYWSNLEKINNLEHLRQMEDSLRESINRLSIQKENLEKHQLMSLECVNQLPEGMSLPLMMSGLQESQPLSWLLSGDNHQLMLPSEPKFMPFSDNGNRDVECSTDISLPSYSGYTGNCKLEVGSSPHVTTLGQGGGTLNELNGNPSPYLNVQQCQQFAYPPPQDLEEVKHHQAINSKSNNVDYQVNNNYDLPKSLFENGHQFWNSTNGSCGIAMYNENGYHR is encoded by the exons ATGGGGAGAGTAAAATTGAAGATAAAGAAATTGGAGAGCACAAGCAACCGACATGTGACTTATTCAAAGCGGAAAAGTGGAATCTTGAAGAAAGCAAAGGAGTTATCAATTCTATGTGATATAGATATTCTCCTTCTCATGTTTTCTCCAACAGGAAAGCCTACGCTATTACAAGGAGAACGAAG cAATATGGAGGAGATCATTGCAAAATTTGCCCAACTTAGCCCACAAGAAAGGGCCAAAAG GAAAATGGAAAGTCTTGAA GCACTGAAAAAAACCTTCAAGAAATTGGATCATGATGTAAAAATACAAGATTTCCTGGGTTCAAA TCAAACGGTGGAG GACCTAAGTCATCAAGTGAGAGTCTTACAAGCTCGACTCGCAGAAATACAACAGAGACTGAG TTATTGGAGTAACCTGGAGAAGATCAATAACTTGGAACATCTTAGACAAATGGAAGACTCACTCAGGGAATCAATCAATCGACTGTCTATACAAAAG GAAAATCTGGAAAAGCACCAACTAATGTCACTGGAATGTGTTAACCAG TTACCAGAAGGGATGTCTTTACCCTTAATGATGTCTGGTCTACAAGAATCTCAACCCTTGTCTTGGCTTCTAAGTGGTGACAATCACCAATTGATGTTACCTAGTGAACCAAAGTTTATGCCATTCAG TGACAATGGCAATAGAGATGTTGAGTGCTCAACCGACATATCACTCCCAAGCTATTCTGGTTATACTGGGAACTGCAAACTGGAGGTGGGAAGCTCTCCACATGTCACTACTTTGGGTCAAGGAGGTGGTACCTTGAATGAGTTAAATGGAAATCCAAGTCCTTACTTAAATGTGCAACAGTGTCAGCAGTTTGCATACCCTCCCCCACAAGATCTTGAGGAAGTGAAACATCACCAAGCAATCAATAGCAAATCAAATAACGTGGACTACCAAGTTAATAACAATTATGATCTGCCAAAATCACTATTTGAAAATGGACACCAGTTCTGGAATTCTACAAATGGCTCTTGTGGTATTGCTATGTATAACGAGAACGGTTACCATAGG TAA